GGCGATCTCCTTCTGGAGGCGGTCGTTCTCCTCGCGCAGGCTCTGAATACGCTCGGCAGCCTGCTGGCGTACGCGAGCGGCCTGGGCAATGATCGAAGCGATCATCGTTAAAATCCGTAAGTCTGCCTCCCAGCCGACATCCGGGTCGTGCGGACGCTCAATGCTCAGGGTGCCGATGGCCTCGTTCTCAAATTTGAGGGGCACACTGACCAGCCCCGACCGGGCACCGATATTCAGTGTCTTCAGGACGTCGGCCTCGACGCCCTGCTCCTCCAGCCAGTTGGCAAAATTCGGGACGATCACGGGGTTGCTGCGGCGTACGGTCTCTTCCAGCTGCGGCTTGATCAACGCCAGATAGTCCCTGGAGCTCATGCTACGCGGCAGTCCAACGGCCTCCGAGACAAGAAACCTGCCCGTATCGCGGCTCACAATCGCAATCGTACCGCGTTCCAGGCCGATCATGTCCTGCAGGCGTCGCAGCACTGGCTTTACAATATCGGTCAGATCAAAGCTCTTTTCCAGGGTCTGGCTGATCGCAAACAGCAAGCTCAGCTCCTGCACGGACCGACAACTGACCCCCATGGTACGGTTCAGCAAGTCCAGCGAAGGCCCCTCCCTCGCTAGCACGCATCCGATGTTCTTACAGGTATTCGGTTCAGTCATATGTCGCTCCTATATATAGCTTAGCGAGTGCCGGATCATCAGATTCACAAAAAATCAGACCATTCTGGCCGGGTTATACGCAGTTATAAAAGACGCTCAGATCAGCTTTATTTTCTCTGATAGGCCATAAACCCAAGAATAGCACGGTTAGCCTCCTTGGCATAAATGGAGCTATTTTCCAAATAAGAGATACTAATCACCGCGCCATAGATCGAAAGCTACATTTATGTAGGATGGCACATTCACGGCGCACGGAAATGTAGGAAAACCGCCCCGAAACGCATCAATCACGGCCAGCCACATATAATTTATATTTTTCTAAATGCTCACAGTCAATTACTTACAAACCACAAAACAACATTGGCATGCAGGATGCACAATCCTTGGCAGCTAAAATCTAACTCCGAACTCAAAACTCACAACAACAAGGTAAAACAATGGTTACACAGCTTGAACAGCCGGTCGAAGAAAAGGCCACAGAGAAGAAAATGCGCAAAGTCGCCATCTACGGTAAGGGCGGCATTGGCAAGTCCACCACGACGCAGAACACGGTCGCCGCTCTCGCCGAAATGGGCAAGAAGGTCATGGTCGTGGGTTGCGACCCGAAGGCTGACTCCACCCGCCTCCTGCTTGGCGGTCTGGCTCAGCGCTCCGTCCTCGACACCCTCCGCGAAGAAGGTGAAGACGTCGAACTCGAAGACATCCGCAGCGACGGTTTCTGCAGCAGCCTCTGCGTAGAGTCCGGCGGTCCTGAGCCTGGCGTCGGCTGTGCCGGTCGCGGTATCATCACCTCCATCAACATGCTCGAGCAGCTCGGCGCATATGACGAAGACGAAAAGCTCGACTACGTCTTCTACGACGTTCTCGGTGACGTTGTCTGTGGTGGTTTCGCCATGCCGATCCGTGAAGGTAAGGCCGAAGAAATCTACATCGTCTGCTCCGGTGAAATGATGGCCATGTACGCCGCCAACAACATCTGTAAGGGCATCATGAAGTTCGCCGAAACCGGTGTCGTCCGCCTCGGTGGCCTGATCTGCAACAGCCGTAAGGTTGACCGCGAAGACGAGCTCATCCAGGAATTCGCCAAGCGCCTTGGCACCCAGATGATCCACTTCGTCCCCCGCGACAATGACGTGCAGCGCGCCGAAATCAACCGTAAGACGGTCATCGACTGGAACCCGAATTGCCCCCAGGCCGATGAATACCGCACGCTCGCCCGCAACATCGACAACAATGAAATGAAGGTGATCCCGAAGCCGTTGCCGATCGACGAGCTGGAAGGCCTCCTGATGGAATTCGGTCTGTTCAACTAAGAACAGGCTTCCACACCCGAGGTGCGGACACAGCTCCCTTATGAGGGATCCAGCGCGTACGCGCCCTCTTCATCGAAAACCATAAACGACAAGTTTCATCATGTCTGACGAAAACAGCACTGGCCCCATGGGGCCTCACGGTCCGGACGCTGCAACCGCACGCGAGGAAATGCTGAAGGTCTATCCTAAAAAGACCCAGCGCAAGCGTGGTAAGCAGATGCTGGTCAACGAAGAACCCGGTACGCCGGCGGAAATCGGGGCCAACAGCCGCACCGTTCCCGGTATCATCACCCAGCGTGGGTGCTCCTACGCCGGTTGTAAAGGGGTCGTCATCGGCCCGATCTACGACATCCTCCACATCACCCACGGCCCCATCGGCTGTGGCTGGTACAGCTGGCTGTCTCGCCGCAACATCACCAAGATCCGCGGCGAAGGCGAAACCAACTACCTGCAGTACAGCATGTCCACCGACATGCAGGAAGACCACATCGTCTTCGGCGGGGAAAAGCAGCTCGCCGCTGCCATCCAGGAAGCCTACGACGAGTTCCATCCGAAGGCGATCAGCGTCTACGCCACCTGCCCGGTGGGCCTCATCGGTGACGACATCCACACGGTCTGCCGCACCATGAAGGAAAAGCTCGGGATCAACATCTTCGGCTTCTCCTGCGAAGGCTACAAGGGTGTCTCCCAGTCCGCCGGTCACCACATCGCCAACAACGGTGTGTTCAAGCACATGATCGGCCTGGACGACAGCCCGGTCGAAGCGAAGTACAAGATCAACATCCTCGGTGAATACAACATCGGCGGGGATGCCTGGGAAATCGACCGTATCCTGGACCTCTGCGGCATCCACATCATCGGTACCCTCTCCGGGGGTGTCAGCTATGGTGAGATCTGCAACTGTCACATGGCCGACCTCAACGTCGTCATGTGCCACCGCTCCATCAACTACATGGCTGAGATGATGGAAGAGAAGTTCGGGATCCCGTGGTTCAAGGTGAACTTCATCGGCATCGAAGGCACGAAGAAGTCCCTCCGCAAGATCGCCCAGTACTTCGGCGACAAGGAACTGATCGACCGCGTTGAAGAAGTCATCGCTGCCGAGATGTCCGAAGTGAAGCCGATCCTCGACGACATCACGACCCGCACCACCGGTAAGACCGCTGCCCTCTTCGTGGGTGGTAGCCGCGCTCACCACTATCAGGACCTGTTCACGGACATGGACATGAAGGTGATCGCCGCCGGTTACGAGTTCGCCCACCGCGACGACTACGAAGGCCGCGACGTGCTCCCGCACATCAAGGTCGACGCTGACAGCCGCAATATCGAAGAGCTCACCGTCACCGCCGACGAAACCCGCTTCGACGCCTCCAAGCCTGAGAAGAAGAAGTCCCTCGAAGAGAACGGCTTCACCTTCAGCGACTACGAAGGCATGATGCGCCAGATGGCCAAGGACACGCTGGTCATCGACGACATCTCCCACCACGAGATGGAAAAGCTGATCGAGATGTACCATCCCGACGTCATCGGCTCCGGTATTAAGGACAAGTACATCATCGAAAAGATGGGCGTCCCCTGTAAGCAGCTGCACTCCTACGACTACGGTGGCCCGTACGCCGGATTCAAGGGAGCGATCAACTTCTACAAGGAGATTGACCGGATGACCGGAAGCAAGGTCTGGAAGCTCGCTCGTGCCCCCTGGCACGAAGACGGTTCCGCGCCTGCCGCCGAAAAGGAAACCACCACGGCCAGCGCCTAATAGCCCCGCAACAACCAAGTAAAGGAGACTATTAACCATGTTAGAAGGAACCACCGCAGAAATCCGCGAGCGTAAAGCTCTGCGCATTAATCCTGCCAAGACCTGTCAGCCCATCGGCGCCATGTACGCCGCCCTGGGCATCCACAAGTGCATGCCGCACTCACACGGCTCTCAGGGCTGCTGCGCCTACCATCGCAGCCAGCTGACCCGCCACCACAAGGAGCCGGTCGCCGCTACGACCTCCTCCTTCACCGAAGGCGCTTCTGTCTTCGGCGGGATGGCTAACCTGAAAACCGCGCTGAACAATATCTTCACCATCTACGAACCTGATATTGTCGCGGTCCACACCACCTGTCTGTCCGAAGTTATCGGTGACGACATCCCGATGATCATCAAGAAGTCCGCCGAGGATGGTATCATCCCCGAGGGCAAGACGGTCATCCACACCAATACGCCGAGCTTCGCCGGCAGCCACATCACCGGCTTCTCCGGCCAGTGTGCGGCCTTCGTCAAGTACCTGGCTGAGTCCACGGGTGAAACCAAGAACGTCGTCAACATCTTCCCGGGTTGGGTTGAGCCGGCCGACATGCGCGAAATCAAGCGCCTGGCCGAGTTGGTTGGTGTCGAGTACATCCTTGCTCCCGACACCTCCGACGTCCTCGACTCCCCGCACGATGGTAAGTACCACATGTACCCGGATGGCGGCACCACGGTTGCCCAGCTCAAGGCCATGGGTGACAGCTTCCTGAGCATCGCGCTCGGGCCGCTCGCCAGCACCGCCGCTGCCACCGAGCTCGAAAAGAAGTGCAAGGTGCCGAACAAGGTTCTGGAACTGCCCATCGGCGTCAAGGCTACCGACGAATTCGTCAACGCCCTGCGCCTGGCCGGTGACACCGCTGTTCCCGCCTCGCTCGAAAAGGAACGTGGCCGCCTGATCGACATGATCAGCGACATGTCCCAGTACATGCACAACCTCAAGGTCGCGATCTTCGGAGACCCGGATCATCTGACCAGCATGGTCAGCTTCCTCGTGGAAATGGGTGCCAAGCCGATGATCGTTGTCACCGGTACTCCCGGCAAGAAGTGGGAAGGCAAGCTCAAGGAAATCTGCTCCGAAACCAATCCGGAAGCCGAAGTCCTCGCCTTCAGCGACATCCACTACATGCACCAGTGGATCAAGAATAACCCGGTCGACCTGATCATGGGTAACACCTACGGCAAGTACGTCGCGCGGACTGAAAAGCTCCCGTTCGTACGCTTCGGGTTCCCGATCCTCGACCGCGTTGGCCACCGCGCCTTCCCGATGCTCGGGTACAACGGCGGCATGCGCATCATCGAAAAGATCACCGACGCTCTCTTCGACCAGCGCGATCGCGAAGACCCCGACCACGAGGTCGAACTGGTCCTCTAAATTACGTTTAGGCCAGAGAATACAATACACCGCAAAAGATACACTAATACTAAGCAATCAGCTCACCCTACGCCACGATGGAACCGACAATTAGAACAGCCCTTAACGATCAGGCTAATCACGAACTTCAGGCTGCCCACAGCTACGAAGGTATGGCATACTGGTGCGAGTCCAACGACTTCCCAGGCTTCGCCAAATTCTTCTTCGCCCAGGCCGCTGAGGAGCGCGAACATGGGGCCAAGTTCTTCAAACATCTGCTGGATCGCGGTGTCCAGCCGAAGGTCGATTCCATCGAGGCGCCCAGGGGTGAGTTTTCCTCGCTCAACGAGCTCGCGAGCTACGCTCAGAAGCTCGAAATGCAGAACAGCTCTAACATCCGCCAGTGCTACTCACTGGCACTGGATGTTAAAGATTTCGACTGCCAGCCGATGCTGATGTGGTTCATCGAGGAGCAGGTCGAGGAAGAAGCCTGGGCCGCCAAGATGATCACACTGGTCGCCCGCGCCGAGTGCGCGGGGTCCATTTACGCTCTTGACCGTCATATCGTCAAAGAGCTGGGAGACGACTGAGTTTAGGCACCTTTGTTTGGGAAAATTTAGAAGTCTCCCAATAATTTAATAATAAGCCAAAAAAAACGAAAAAACGAACCGAACGGCACGCTTAAAGCTAACCCAGTAAGTACTCATGAACAGCGTAAATACACCCAGTTCTATTCGAGTGCTTGACGACCGGACCGCGCAGGTCTGGGAGAAGGGTTCGGGTAAGGAATTCGTCTGCGACAAAAAGAGCGCAGCCGGTTCCGTTACCCAGCGCGCCTGCGCTTTCTGTGGCTCCCGCGTCGTACTCTACCCGATCGCTGACGCGCTCCACATCGTACACGGCCCGATCGGATGCGCCGTGTACAACTGGGACATCCGCGGCTCACTCTCCTCGGGATCGCAGCTGAACCGCAACAGCTTCTCCACCGACCTGGCCGAAAAGGAAGTCATCTTCGGCGGTGAGAAAAAGCTCAAGGCTTCCCTCATCGAGCTGATCAACTTCTACAAGCCCAAAGCCGCCTTCGTCTACTCGACGTGCATCGTCGGTCTCATCGGTGACGATGTCGAGGCAGTCTGCAAGCAGGTCACGAAGGAAACGGGCATCCAGTGCATCCAGGTTGACTCGCCCGGCTTTAAGGGCACCAAAAAGAGCGGCTACCAGGCCGCCTGCGAAGCAGCCTACAAACTGGTCGGCACCGGCGACACCTCGAACATCTCCAAGTACAGCATCAACCTGCTCGGAGAGTTTAACATCGCGGGTGAAGCCTGGATGATCCGCCAGTACTTCGAAAAGATCGGCATCGAAGTCGTCTCCACCATCACCGGCGATGGCCGGGTGGATGACCTTCGCCGCTGTCACGGGGCCAAGCTAAACCTCGTGCAGTGCTCCGGGTCCATGACCCACCTTTCCAAACTGCTAAAGGATGACTACGACATCCCCATGGAGCGCGTCTCCTTCTTCGGATTCGAGGATACCGCCCGTGCTATCTACACCGCCGCCGAGCACTTCGGCGACCCTGAGCTGATGCGCCGCGCCGAGGAGCTTGTCCGCGAGGAAATCTCCAAGTACGCGCCTAAGCTCAAACAGTACAAAAAGCGCCTCAAAGGCAAAAAGGCTGCCCTCTATGTCGGCGGCGCTTTCAAGGCCTTCTCCCTCGTGCTTGCGCTACGGGCACTGGGGATGAAGACCGTACTGGCCGGCACCCAGACCGGCAGCGCCGAAGACTACGAGCAGCTCAAGGAAATCTGCGATCCGGGCACCGTGATCGTGGATGATTCCAACCCGCTCGAGCTGGCAAAGTTCGTCCTGGAAAAGGACGTCGACCTCTTCATCGGAGGCGTCAAAGAGCGCCCCATAGCCTTTAAGCTCGGGGTGGCCTTCTGCGACCACAACCACGAGCGTAAGATCCCGCTGGCCGGGTTCGAGGGCATGGTCCACTTCGCCGAGGAGGTCGCTAACAGCGCCTGCTCGCCGATCTGGCAGTTCGCCCCCCGCCGTCAGGCCAAGGCCCTGCGCCTGCCTGAAGCCGAAGCCACCACTCCCCTCGCCCGCGAGGAAGGAGGTGCGGCATGAGCATGGCTAAAGGAAATCCCGACACGCTGACCGCCGACGGTTGCAAGACCGAGGGCGCGCTTCCAGCCTCCGCCACCCGCAATGCCTGCAAGCTGTGCACCCCGCTCGGGGCCGCCATGGTCTTTAAGGGTATCCGCGGCTGCCTGCCTTTCCTCCACGGCTCTCAGGGCTGCGCGACATATATCCGCCGCTACATGATCAGCCACTTCCGCGAGCCGGTAGACATCGCCTCCTCCAGCTTCTCCGAGGACGATGCGATCTTCGGCGGCGCCCGTAACTTTGCCCAGGGCGTGGACAACGTCATCCGCCAGTATGAGCCCGAGCTCATCGGCGTGGCCACCACCTGCCTCTCCGAGACCATCGGCGATAACATGCTCGGCATGATCAAGGAGTACCAGGATAAGCACAACGGTGACGGCCCGCCGCTGGTCCATGTATCCACTCCCGCCTACACCGGCACCCACAGCGACGGCTACTACTCAGCCATCCGCGAGCTGGTCAAAGCTTTCGTCAAGCCCACCCGCATCACCCAGCCGCGGATGGTTAACATCCTGCCGGCCATGATGTCCTGCGCCGACCTGCGCCACCTGCGCGAGATCTGCGCCATGTACGAGATGGACGCCACGATCCTGCCCGACTACAGCTCCACGCTGGAGGGCAGCAGCTGGGACTGCTACCACAAGATTTCTCCCGGAGGCACTTCTATCGAGGATGTCGCCGAGATGGGCAGCGCCGCCGCTTCGATCGAAATCGGCCACACACAGGCTGGTGATAAAAACAGCGCCGCCTCCTGGCTTGAGCGTGAGCACGGCGTGCGCCGCGATGCGCTGGGCTGGCCTCTGGGCATTCGCCTCAGCGACCAGTTCTTCGCAGCCATGGCTGCCATATCCGACCGCCCGATGCCCGAGCAGCTTGCTGACGAGCGCGGCCGTCTGGTAGACGCCTACGTGGACGCCCACAAATACGTCTCCGGAAAGCGTGCTGCGATCTTCGGTGAGCCGGATATGGTCGTAGCGCTGGCCGCATTCATGAGTGAGATCGGGGTACGCCCCGTCATCTGCGCCACAGGCGCCAAGGTGAAAAAATGGAAAGAGCTGCTCGCCTCCGAGATCGAAGGCGGCACCGCAGACATCGAGATTCTTTCAGACTCCGACCACGCAAAACTCGCTGCCGCTGCCCGCGAGCTGAAGCCCGACATCATCCTCGGCTCCAGCAAGGGTTACCCGCTGGCACGCGAACTAAAAATTCCGCTCGTTCGTATCGGTTTTCCGATACATGACCGCATTGGGGCACAGCGTATGCTTAGTGTTGGATACCGGGGAACGATGGAGCTTTTTGACCGCGTGGCCAATGCCCTCCTCGAAGGCAAACAGGACTTTTCCGAAACCGGTTACAGTTACCTCTGACCCCACCCCCTAACGAACTCACTTATTACTTAAAAACCAGGCACTGAGAAAGAGGAACAACTATGACGACTGCGATGAACATCGACCCTTCCGAGATCAACCTCGACAACCACCCGTGCTTCAGTAAAGGCGCTTGCGCCACCTACGGGCGGATCCACCTACCCATCGCTCCCAAGTGCAACATCCAGTGCAACTACTGCAACCGAGACTTTGACTGCGTAAACGAAAGCCGTCCGGGCGTAACCTCCGCTGTCCTTTCCCCCGGTCAGGCCCTCACCTACCTGGACAAGGTAATGGAGATGCGCGACGACATCGCCGTGGTCGGCATTGCCGGGCCCGGTGATCCCTTCGCCAACCCGAATGAGACGATGGAGACCTTCCGCCTCGTCCGCGCGAAGTACCCGAAGATGATCCTCTGCCTCTCGACCAACGGCCTCGGCCTCACCGAGGAGTACGTCAAGGAGCTGGCCGAGCTGAAAGTTTCCCATGTCACCATCACCATGAACGGGATCGACCCGGAAATCGCCGGTAAGGTCTACGCATGGGCGCGCCACAACAAGCGCATCTACCGCCACCGCCAGGCCGGCGAGATCATGATCGAGCGTCAGCTCAAAGCCATCAAGTGGATCAAGCAGTACGGCATGATCGCCAAGGTCAACTCGATCATCGTCCCCGGCGTCAACGACGAGCATTTACCTGAAATCGCCAAAAAGGTCGGAGATATGGGCGCCGACGTGATGAACTGCATCCCGCTCCTTCCCACTGCGGATACGGTTTTTGAAAACCTGCCTGAGCCGGACGCCAAGATGCGCTTTGCGGTACGTTTCAAGTGTGGTGAGCACATGAACCAGATGACTCACTGCGCCCGCTGCCGCGCCGATGCGGTCGGCCGCCTCGGCCAGCAGAACACCGAGGAGATTCAGGAGCTGATCCGCGCATGCTCACAGCTGCCGATCAACCCGCAGGAGACCCGCGAGTATGTGGCCGTTGCCACCCGTGAAGGCATGCTGGTCAACCAGCACCTCGGCGAGGCCCGCGAGTTCACGATCTTTGGCGTAGATCCCGAGGACGA
This genomic interval from Ruficoccus sp. ZRK36 contains the following:
- the nifH gene encoding nitrogenase iron protein, producing the protein MRKVAIYGKGGIGKSTTTQNTVAALAEMGKKVMVVGCDPKADSTRLLLGGLAQRSVLDTLREEGEDVELEDIRSDGFCSSLCVESGGPEPGVGCAGRGIITSINMLEQLGAYDEDEKLDYVFYDVLGDVVCGGFAMPIREGKAEEIYIVCSGEMMAMYAANNICKGIMKFAETGVVRLGGLICNSRKVDREDELIQEFAKRLGTQMIHFVPRDNDVQRAEINRKTVIDWNPNCPQADEYRTLARNIDNNEMKVIPKPLPIDELEGLLMEFGLFN
- a CDS encoding nitrogenase component I subunit alpha, with the protein product MSDENSTGPMGPHGPDAATAREEMLKVYPKKTQRKRGKQMLVNEEPGTPAEIGANSRTVPGIITQRGCSYAGCKGVVIGPIYDILHITHGPIGCGWYSWLSRRNITKIRGEGETNYLQYSMSTDMQEDHIVFGGEKQLAAAIQEAYDEFHPKAISVYATCPVGLIGDDIHTVCRTMKEKLGINIFGFSCEGYKGVSQSAGHHIANNGVFKHMIGLDDSPVEAKYKINILGEYNIGGDAWEIDRILDLCGIHIIGTLSGGVSYGEICNCHMADLNVVMCHRSINYMAEMMEEKFGIPWFKVNFIGIEGTKKSLRKIAQYFGDKELIDRVEEVIAAEMSEVKPILDDITTRTTGKTAALFVGGSRAHHYQDLFTDMDMKVIAAGYEFAHRDDYEGRDVLPHIKVDADSRNIEELTVTADETRFDASKPEKKKSLEENGFTFSDYEGMMRQMAKDTLVIDDISHHEMEKLIEMYHPDVIGSGIKDKYIIEKMGVPCKQLHSYDYGGPYAGFKGAINFYKEIDRMTGSKVWKLARAPWHEDGSAPAAEKETTTASA
- the nifK gene encoding nitrogenase molybdenum-iron protein subunit beta, encoding MLEGTTAEIRERKALRINPAKTCQPIGAMYAALGIHKCMPHSHGSQGCCAYHRSQLTRHHKEPVAATTSSFTEGASVFGGMANLKTALNNIFTIYEPDIVAVHTTCLSEVIGDDIPMIIKKSAEDGIIPEGKTVIHTNTPSFAGSHITGFSGQCAAFVKYLAESTGETKNVVNIFPGWVEPADMREIKRLAELVGVEYILAPDTSDVLDSPHDGKYHMYPDGGTTVAQLKAMGDSFLSIALGPLASTAAATELEKKCKVPNKVLELPIGVKATDEFVNALRLAGDTAVPASLEKERGRLIDMISDMSQYMHNLKVAIFGDPDHLTSMVSFLVEMGAKPMIVVTGTPGKKWEGKLKEICSETNPEAEVLAFSDIHYMHQWIKNNPVDLIMGNTYGKYVARTEKLPFVRFGFPILDRVGHRAFPMLGYNGGMRIIEKITDALFDQRDREDPDHEVELVL
- a CDS encoding ferritin is translated as MEPTIRTALNDQANHELQAAHSYEGMAYWCESNDFPGFAKFFFAQAAEEREHGAKFFKHLLDRGVQPKVDSIEAPRGEFSSLNELASYAQKLEMQNSSNIRQCYSLALDVKDFDCQPMLMWFIEEQVEEEAWAAKMITLVARAECAGSIYALDRHIVKELGDD
- the nifE gene encoding nitrogenase iron-molybdenum cofactor biosynthesis protein NifE; the protein is MNSVNTPSSIRVLDDRTAQVWEKGSGKEFVCDKKSAAGSVTQRACAFCGSRVVLYPIADALHIVHGPIGCAVYNWDIRGSLSSGSQLNRNSFSTDLAEKEVIFGGEKKLKASLIELINFYKPKAAFVYSTCIVGLIGDDVEAVCKQVTKETGIQCIQVDSPGFKGTKKSGYQAACEAAYKLVGTGDTSNISKYSINLLGEFNIAGEAWMIRQYFEKIGIEVVSTITGDGRVDDLRRCHGAKLNLVQCSGSMTHLSKLLKDDYDIPMERVSFFGFEDTARAIYTAAEHFGDPELMRRAEELVREEISKYAPKLKQYKKRLKGKKAALYVGGAFKAFSLVLALRALGMKTVLAGTQTGSAEDYEQLKEICDPGTVIVDDSNPLELAKFVLEKDVDLFIGGVKERPIAFKLGVAFCDHNHERKIPLAGFEGMVHFAEEVANSACSPIWQFAPRRQAKALRLPEAEATTPLAREEGGAA
- a CDS encoding nitrogenase component 1 encodes the protein MSMAKGNPDTLTADGCKTEGALPASATRNACKLCTPLGAAMVFKGIRGCLPFLHGSQGCATYIRRYMISHFREPVDIASSSFSEDDAIFGGARNFAQGVDNVIRQYEPELIGVATTCLSETIGDNMLGMIKEYQDKHNGDGPPLVHVSTPAYTGTHSDGYYSAIRELVKAFVKPTRITQPRMVNILPAMMSCADLRHLREICAMYEMDATILPDYSSTLEGSSWDCYHKISPGGTSIEDVAEMGSAAASIEIGHTQAGDKNSAASWLEREHGVRRDALGWPLGIRLSDQFFAAMAAISDRPMPEQLADERGRLVDAYVDAHKYVSGKRAAIFGEPDMVVALAAFMSEIGVRPVICATGAKVKKWKELLASEIEGGTADIEILSDSDHAKLAAAARELKPDIILGSSKGYPLARELKIPLVRIGFPIHDRIGAQRMLSVGYRGTMELFDRVANALLEGKQDFSETGYSYL
- a CDS encoding radical SAM protein — its product is MNIDPSEINLDNHPCFSKGACATYGRIHLPIAPKCNIQCNYCNRDFDCVNESRPGVTSAVLSPGQALTYLDKVMEMRDDIAVVGIAGPGDPFANPNETMETFRLVRAKYPKMILCLSTNGLGLTEEYVKELAELKVSHVTITMNGIDPEIAGKVYAWARHNKRIYRHRQAGEIMIERQLKAIKWIKQYGMIAKVNSIIVPGVNDEHLPEIAKKVGDMGADVMNCIPLLPTADTVFENLPEPDAKMRFAVRFKCGEHMNQMTHCARCRADAVGRLGQQNTEEIQELIRACSQLPINPQETREYVAVATREGMLVNQHLGEAREFTIFGVDPEDEEEFLAVEKRTAPPTGCGEDRWLEMAKLLKDCRAILVNAAGSTPKQALTAAGIKVIEMEGMIDAGLASVFHGEALPPSLVRSFKGCGAGSSCGGDGTGCG